A part of Gossypium hirsutum isolate 1008001.06 chromosome A07, Gossypium_hirsutum_v2.1, whole genome shotgun sequence genomic DNA contains:
- the LOC107955808 gene encoding uncharacterized protein, whose amino-acid sequence MVKRGLIMLDAREESEEERNYCEFQNEVGHEIQECTEFRALVQDMMNNREMEFYEETKNPEEGDICVLEGELTAQNQTVNYPVVIISRPKNNEVGVKMPPRVIIQRPTVFPYKDSKRVPWNYDYNVMIPGKENLADVSKEDQDMGSSMRSGRHYDSANEKAEPSKGKAIVVEQKKEKAAKFELLVNKQVNEEEAKEFLKFLKHSEYSVVEQLCKQLACISMLALLLSSEVHCSYLMKVLNETYVANDISVNKLDRLVSNISADNFIFFNDDEIPPGGRGLTKALLITTRCKGYTLPGVLIDNGSALNVLPLTTLNRLPVDGSHMKECQNIVKAFDAFIQLLIGEALDTFSWGSASSLHQKLKLASEGRLITINAEKDIIAAVNSDAPYLETDDKAIECPFRSLEFVNATFITEGRRILTVKLSKTTRMSLQLMVGKGALPERGLERHLQGRVETPVLKDKRDRFGLGFKPDARQRKKELEKKQERRRARLKGEGIKWEPMIFPHISKNFVSGGSIHPERGMPRKEAIEEKLESLEINATYEEGVGGENLTGICPYIPGSVLDNWTMEEIPVIFRADSE is encoded by the exons ATGGTCAAGAGAGGATTAATCATGTTAGATGCGAGAGAAGAATCTGAAGAAGAGAGGAACTACTGCGAGTTCCAAAACGAGGTGGGGCATGAAATTCAAGAGTGTACGGAGTTCAGGGCCCTCGTGCAAGACATGATGAATAATAGAGAAatggagttttatgaagaaacCAAAAACCCCGAAGAGGGAGATATATGTGTATTGGAGGGAGAACTGACGGCGCAGAACCAAACAGTTAACTACCCTGTGGTTATCATATCACGACCCAAAAATAATGAAGTAGGAGTGAAAATGCCACCGAGAGTCATAATCCAAAGACCTACAGTCTTCCCCTATAAAGACAGCAAGAGGGTCCCATGGAATTATGACTATAACGTGATGATTCCGGGAAAAGAGAACTTGGCTGATGTTTCAAAAGAGGACCAAGATATGGGCTCCTCTATGCGTAGCGGAAGGCACTACGATTCAGCAAATGAGAAAGCAGAACCCTCAAAAGGAAAAGCCATAGTGGTCGAACAGAAGAAGGAAAAAGCGGCCAAATTTGAACTCCTTGTTAATAAGCAGGTCAACGAAGAGGAGGCTaaagagtttttaaaatttttaaagcacaGTGAGTACAGTGTGGTGGAACAGTTATGTAAACAACTAGCTTGTATCTCAATGCTGGCCTTACTCCTAAGTTCGGAAGTCCATTGCAGCTATTTGATGAAAGTCTTGAATGAAACATATGTTGCCAATGATATCTCCGTTAACAAGCTAGACCGCTTGGTTAGCAATATAAGTGCCGATaactttatcttcttcaatgacgATGAAATACCACCTGGTGGCAGGGGGTTGACTAAAGCTTTACTTATCACCACGCGTTGTAAGGGATATACACTACCAGGAGTACTAATTGACAACGGGTCGGCCTTGAACGTCCTACCATTGACTACACTGAACAGATTACCTGTAGACGGCTCTCACATGAAAGAGTGCCAGAATATAGTGAAGGCATTTGATG ccttcaTACAACTGCTTATTGGGGAGGCCCTGGATACATTCAGCTGGGGCAGTGCCTCATCATTGCATCAAAAGTTGAAGTTAGCATCAGAGGGGCGGTTGATAACGATAAATGCTGAAAAGGATATCATTGCAGCTGTAAACAGTGATGCACCCTATTTGGAGACGGACGACAAAGCAATCGAATGCCCATTTCGATCTTTAGAATTTGTTAATGCAACATTCATTACTGAGGGGAGAAGGATTTTGACAGTGAAATTATCCAAAACTACAAGGATGAGTCTACAGTTGATGGTTGGAAAAGGAGCTCTACCGGAAAGAGGACTCGAGAGACATCTCCAAGGAAGGGTTGAAACGCCAGTACTGAAGGACAAGAGAGACCGCTTCGGCTTAGGATTTAAGCCGGATGCGAGACAAAGGAAAAAGGAATtggaaaagaaacaagaaagaagGAGAGCACGACTAAAGGGGGAGGGAATCAAATGGGAGCCAATGATATTCCCCCATATATCGAAAAATTTTGTGTCCGGAGGAAGCATTCATCCCGAGAGAGGCATGCCAAGAAAGGAAGCCATAGAAGAAAAGTTGGAAAGCTTGGAAATCAACGCCACATACGAAGAAGGGGTTGGAGGAGAAAATTTGACGGGCATTTGCCCCTACATACCTGGAAGTGTTCTAGATAACTGGACTATGGAAGAGATTCCTGTAATATTTAGAGCTgactcagagtaa
- the LOC121203708 gene encoding uncharacterized protein, translating into MCVVTIEEGALEELPWKLYFDGASNAAGNGIRAVLGEWETRDPKLINYQKLVLELVKKFDGITFRYLLRDESQMVDALATLASMIKVNKKEDVKPIRMSIYETSAYCYNIEEDKEKDDHLWYHDILQYIRNREYPD; encoded by the exons ATGTGTGTTGTGACCATTGAAGAAGGTGCTTTGGAAGAACTTCCTTGGAAACTATACTTCGATGGGGCGTCAAATGCTGCGGGTAATGGAATCAGGGCAGttttg ggaGAATGGGAGACCAGAGATCCCAAGTTGATCAATTATCAGAAACTGGTCCTTGAATTGGTTAAAAAGTTCGATGGCATTACCTTTCGCTACCTTCTACGGGATGAAAGTCAGATGGTCGATGCTTTGGCCACCTTAGcttccatgatcaaggtgaacaaaaAAGAAGATGTCAAACCCATCCGGATGAGCATTTATGAAACTTCAGCTTACTGTTACAATATTGAAGAAGAcaaagaaaaagatgatcaccTTTGGTATCACGATATATTGCAATACATAAGGAATCGTGAGTACCCGGACTAG